A stretch of Lathyrus oleraceus cultivar Zhongwan6 chromosome 6, CAAS_Psat_ZW6_1.0, whole genome shotgun sequence DNA encodes these proteins:
- the LOC127098246 gene encoding pathogenesis-related protein PR-4, whose product MESTQRSLSLLVLCFLLMGTTMLVSGQSANNVRATYNNYNPQNINWDYNRASVYCATWDANQPLSWRSQYGWTAFCGPAGPTGRDSCGKCLRVTNTATGAQVTVRIVDQCSNGGLDLDVNVFNQIDTNGAGYQAGHLTVNYVFVNC is encoded by the exons ATGGAGAGCACACAGAGAAGTTTAAGCTTGTTGGTACTTTGTTTCCTCCTGATGGGAACAACAATGTTAGTGAGTGGTCAGAGTGCAAACAACGTAAGAGCAACATACAATAACTACAACCCTCAGAACATAAACTGGGATTACAACAGAGCCAGTGTGTACTGTGCTACCTGGGATGCTAACCAGCCTTTGTCATGGCGTAGCCAATATGGTTGGACTGCCTTTTGTGGACCCGCCGGACCTACAGGCAGAGATTCTTGCGGCAAATGCTTGAGG GTGACAAACACTGCAACTGGAGCTCAGGTAACAGTGAGAATAGTGGATCAATGCTCTAATGGTGGACTGGACTTGGATGTGAATGTCTTCAATCAAATTGATACAAATGGAGCTGGCTACCAGGCGGGTCACCTTACGGTTAACTATGTCTTTGTTAATTGCTAA